The Coregonus clupeaformis isolate EN_2021a chromosome 8, ASM2061545v1, whole genome shotgun sequence genome has a segment encoding these proteins:
- the LOC121571973 gene encoding UPF0687 protein C20orf27 homolog has translation MATARKSSAAKAGGVSFSEEPATATDGTPSHVHFDKKLHDSVVMVIPQPDGNFMVKVGFLKTQHKYEIVFDLPEVPSLGKDVCPAPIPNPHICITNIIPVAEGGLRVTCEYMAHQEGVLCEEVMLVSESQEDVCVGVKVQARVMDRHHGTPMLLEGVRCVGVELEYDSEQSDWQGFD, from the exons ATGGCTACTGCTAGGAAGA GCTCTGCGGCAAAGGCGGGGGGTGTCAGTTTCTCAGAAGAGCCAGCCACCGCTACTGATGGCACTCCCTCCCATGTCCACTTTGACAAGAAGCTCCACGACTCTGTCGTCATGGTGATCCCTCAGCCCGATGGGAACTTCATGGTCAAG GTTGGTTTTCTGAAGACCCAGCACAAGTATGAGATTGTCTTCGACCTCCCTGAGGTTCCATCACTGGGGAAGGACGTGTGTCCAGCTCCTATACCCAACCCTCACATCTGCATCACCAATATCATTCCTGTAGCAGAGG GTGGTCTGAGAGTGACATGTGAGTACATGGCCCACCAGGAGGGGGTGCTGTGTGAGGAGGTGATGCTGGTCAGTGAGAGCCAGGAGGACGTCTGTGTGGGGGTCAAGGTTCAAGCCCGCGTAATGG ACCGTCACCATGGTACACCCATGTTGTTGGAAGGTGTGCGTTGTGTGGGAGTGGAGCTGGAGTATGACTCTGAACAGAGTGACTGGCAAGGATTTGACTAG